One Sphaerisporangium krabiense DNA segment encodes these proteins:
- a CDS encoding M36 family metallopeptidase yields the protein MAPPISARNFAGATVRWNDLGTPALVTADKPLAEGLAADPVQAARAYLKANTGLFGLGADAVDALETVAANPIGAGYAVLLRQKFGGLPAGHDGLVSVGVREGKVLYASSTLSRDTGAPPAAAITAQRALEIAARDGEIDLATATAKRADEVAIPAPDGVHRAFQVTLIAAGQEDEPSAYTTYVDAVSGEILIRENLVDQFDPDTPSWSVFPATPPGDYSSTDTRRTWCAAPRPGCDLVVGGDAATGTPWDVDHGTNAPTNTSLGNAARTYENRASGDAASVGTRTNVTTPSRNYRFPWQNQWFTAKCDPATFDQPGEADLEAAISNLHAMHNRMHDWAYRLGFTETAWNMQASNGDRGGLGGDPEQGNAQAGARVASIRNNANQITPVDGVAPITNMYLWQPQAGAFYAPCVDGDYDMSVIGHEYTHAISNRMVAGPNAGLSGAQAGAMGESISDLFAMEYLYENGFRPRGDTPYVTGGYVTGDAERGIRNYDMSKSPLNYSDIAYDVVGQQVHADGEIWSATQFDVRDAFIDRYGKGSAELQRACAAGRKPIDRCPGNRRWVQLHFDAFLLTTAGNLSMVDMRDAMLAADKIRFGGANQDILWNEFAEHGLGEGAASNGPADPDPKPGFASPNGGNATVTLRPAGEAAAAPIRLYVGDYEARAVPVADTDPATELGATFQIVPGRYSFIAVAPGFGHKRLEFTVKKKQVRDLPVQMFRNHAAAAAGAAVTGDGTDRDKLIDETEATSWDVFTPIAGRSAIVDLAGDKAVKIRRVQVSAMIGPGAVAQNRFTALRAFEVLACDATAGADCTVPANFTKVYTSADDAFDARLPRPRGADLIIKSFDIPKTTATHLILRTVSSQCTGNPLYAGEQDNDPRYRTDCATASAAGSIEVRTAEFQAFSH from the coding sequence TCGCCGAAGGGCTCGCCGCCGACCCCGTCCAGGCGGCCCGCGCCTACCTGAAGGCCAACACCGGCCTGTTCGGTCTCGGAGCCGACGCCGTGGACGCGCTGGAGACGGTCGCGGCCAATCCGATCGGCGCGGGGTACGCGGTGCTCCTGCGGCAGAAGTTCGGCGGCCTGCCCGCCGGCCACGACGGCCTGGTCTCGGTGGGCGTGCGCGAGGGCAAGGTGCTGTACGCCTCCTCGACGCTGTCCCGCGACACCGGCGCGCCGCCCGCCGCCGCCATCACGGCGCAGCGGGCCCTGGAGATCGCCGCCCGCGACGGCGAGATCGACCTCGCCACGGCCACGGCCAAGCGGGCGGACGAGGTGGCGATCCCCGCGCCCGACGGCGTGCACCGGGCCTTCCAGGTCACGCTGATCGCCGCCGGCCAGGAGGACGAGCCCTCCGCCTACACCACCTACGTGGACGCCGTCAGCGGCGAGATCCTGATCCGGGAGAACCTCGTCGACCAGTTCGACCCGGACACCCCCTCCTGGTCGGTGTTCCCGGCCACTCCCCCCGGGGACTACTCCTCCACCGACACGCGCCGCACCTGGTGCGCCGCCCCCCGGCCGGGGTGCGACCTCGTCGTCGGCGGCGACGCGGCCACCGGCACGCCGTGGGACGTCGACCACGGCACGAACGCGCCGACGAACACCAGCCTCGGCAACGCGGCGCGCACCTACGAGAACCGCGCCAGCGGCGACGCCGCGTCCGTCGGCACGCGCACCAACGTGACCACCCCGAGCCGGAACTACCGCTTCCCCTGGCAGAACCAGTGGTTCACCGCCAAGTGCGACCCGGCCACCTTCGACCAGCCCGGCGAGGCCGACCTCGAAGCGGCGATCTCCAACCTGCACGCGATGCACAACCGCATGCACGACTGGGCGTACCGGCTCGGCTTCACCGAGACGGCCTGGAACATGCAGGCGAGCAACGGCGACCGCGGCGGCCTCGGCGGCGACCCCGAGCAGGGCAACGCCCAGGCGGGCGCCCGGGTCGCGTCGATCCGCAACAACGCCAACCAGATCACCCCGGTGGACGGCGTCGCGCCGATCACCAACATGTACCTGTGGCAGCCGCAGGCCGGCGCGTTCTACGCCCCGTGCGTGGACGGCGACTACGACATGTCGGTCATCGGGCACGAGTACACGCACGCCATCTCCAACCGCATGGTGGCCGGGCCGAACGCCGGGCTCAGCGGGGCGCAGGCCGGCGCCATGGGCGAGAGCATCTCCGACCTGTTCGCCATGGAGTACCTCTACGAGAACGGGTTCCGCCCGCGAGGCGACACGCCGTACGTGACCGGCGGCTACGTCACCGGCGACGCGGAGCGGGGCATCCGCAACTACGACATGTCGAAGTCGCCGCTGAACTACAGCGACATCGCCTACGACGTGGTCGGCCAGCAGGTACACGCCGACGGCGAGATCTGGTCGGCGACCCAGTTCGACGTCCGCGACGCCTTCATCGACCGGTACGGCAAGGGCTCCGCCGAGCTCCAGCGGGCCTGCGCCGCCGGCCGGAAGCCGATCGACAGGTGCCCGGGCAACCGCCGCTGGGTCCAGCTGCACTTCGACGCCTTCCTGCTCACGACGGCCGGCAACCTCAGCATGGTGGACATGCGGGACGCGATGCTCGCCGCGGACAAGATCCGGTTCGGCGGTGCGAACCAGGACATCCTGTGGAATGAGTTCGCCGAGCACGGCCTCGGCGAGGGAGCGGCCAGCAACGGGCCCGCCGATCCCGACCCGAAGCCCGGCTTCGCCTCCCCGAACGGCGGCAACGCCACGGTGACCCTGCGCCCCGCGGGCGAAGCCGCCGCCGCGCCCATCCGCCTGTACGTGGGCGACTACGAGGCCCGCGCGGTCCCGGTCGCGGACACCGACCCCGCCACCGAGCTCGGCGCGACCTTCCAGATCGTGCCCGGCAGGTACTCCTTCATCGCGGTGGCCCCCGGGTTCGGGCACAAGAGGCTCGAGTTCACGGTGAAGAAGAAGCAGGTCAGGGACCTCCCCGTCCAGATGTTCCGCAACCACGCCGCGGCCGCGGCGGGCGCGGCGGTGACCGGCGACGGAACCGACCGGGACAAGCTGATCGACGAGACGGAGGCGACGAGCTGGGACGTGTTCACTCCGATCGCCGGCCGTTCCGCCATCGTGGATCTGGCGGGCGACAAGGCCGTGAAGATCCGCAGGGTTCAGGTCAGCGCCATGATCGGGCCCGGGGCCGTCGCGCAGAACCGGTTCACCGCGCTCCGCGCCTTCGAGGTCCTGGCGTGCGACGCGACCGCCGGCGCCGACTGCACCGTCCCGGCGAACTTCACCAAGGTCTACACCAGCGCCGATGACGCCTTCGACGCCCGCCTCCCGCGTCCGCGCGGCGCCGACCTGATCATCAAGTCCTTCGACATCCCGAAGACCACCGCCACCCACCTGATCCTGCGCACGGTGTCCAGCCAGTGCACCGGCAACCCGCTCTACGCCGGCGAACAGGACAACGACCCGAGGTACCGGACCGACTGCGCCACCGCCAGCGCCGCCGGCTCCATCGAAGTCCGCACCGCCGAGTTCCAGGCCTTCTCCCACTGA